Proteins encoded together in one Canis aureus isolate CA01 chromosome 21, VMU_Caureus_v.1.0, whole genome shotgun sequence window:
- the LTO1 gene encoding protein LTO1 homolog isoform X2 — MAGSQDMFDAIVMADERFHGEGYQEGYEEGNSLGIIEGRQYGTLHGAKIGSEIGCYQGFAFAWRCLLHTCTTEKDSNLVEPRADQRLASIWSSGAIRVVGSAVGRSHPPDGH; from the exons ATGGCCGGGAGTCAGGACATGTTCGACGCCATCGTGATGGCGGACGAGAG GTTTCATGGGGAAGGATATCAGGAAGGGTATGAAGAAGGCAACAGTTTGGGTATAATTGAAGGAAGACAGTATGGCACGTTACATGGAGCCAAAATTGGATCGGAG ATTGGGTGCTATCAGGGCTTTGCTTTCGCTTGGAGGTGCCTCCTGCACACATGTACCACTGAGAAAGACAG caaCCTGGTGGAGCCTCGTGCGGACCAGCGTCTGGCCAGCATCTGGAGCTCTGGCGCCATCCGTGTTGTTGGATCGGCTGTGGGCAGGTCACACCCTCCTGACGGGCACTGA
- the LTO1 gene encoding protein LTO1 homolog isoform X1: protein MAGSQDMFDAIVMADERFHGEGYQEGYEEGNSLGIIEGRQYGTLHGAKIGSEIGCYQGFAFAWRCLLHTCTTEKDSKKMKALESLIEMIQKFPYDDPTYDKLHEDLDKIRGKFKQLCSLLNVQPDFKISAEGSGLSF, encoded by the exons ATGGCCGGGAGTCAGGACATGTTCGACGCCATCGTGATGGCGGACGAGAG GTTTCATGGGGAAGGATATCAGGAAGGGTATGAAGAAGGCAACAGTTTGGGTATAATTGAAGGAAGACAGTATGGCACGTTACATGGAGCCAAAATTGGATCGGAG ATTGGGTGCTATCAGGGCTTTGCTTTCGCTTGGAGGTGCCTCCTGCACACATGTACCACTGAGAAAGACAG CAAAAAGATGAAGGCCTTAGAATCGTTGATTGAAATGATTCAGAAGTTCCCTTACGATGACCCTACTTATGATAAACTTCACGAGGACTTAGACAAAATTAGAGGGAAATTTAAACAG CTTTGTTCATTACTAAATGTTCAGCCGGACTTTAAAATTAGCGCAGAAGGTTCTGGACTTTCATTTTGA